From the Lepeophtheirus salmonis unplaced genomic scaffold, UVic_Lsal_1.4 unplaced_contig_942_pilon, whole genome shotgun sequence genome, one window contains:
- the LOC139907581 gene encoding cytosolic purine 5'-nucleotidase-like, producing NAIYETDISYSLLGSLFRSGSSQTFLCSQLTRYADIYGASVLNLLRNPFYISFAPPMLMPYEYKVNHEADELLGITETSSKREVGKGFLNPRTTSLLPNTFSEAPGTTRNTHELDNFDDEDHLYGFPNSSKTQ from the coding sequence AATGCAATTTATGAGACGGATATATCATATAGTTTACTAGGTTCATTATTTAGATCAGGATCTAGTCAAACATTTCTTTGTTCTCAATTGACGCGCTATGCGGATATTTATGGTGCAAGTGTACTTAATTTGCTGCGTAATCccttttatatatcttttgcACCTCCCATGCTTATGCCTTATGAGTACAAAGTGAATCATGAGGCAGACGAGCTTTTAGGAATTACTGAAACTTCTTCAAAGAGAGAAGTTGGAAAGGGTTTCTTAAATCCCCGTACGACAAGTCTACTTCCTAATACATTCTCGGAGGCTCCTGGCACTACAAGAAATACTCATGAGCTCGACAATTTTGATGATGAAGATCACTTGTATGGTTTTCCTAATTCTAGTAAGACACAATAA